Below is a window of Dictyostelium discoideum AX4 chromosome 1 chromosome, whole genome shotgun sequence DNA.
TTCTTCTTGacattataaattataaaaaaaaaaatagccTTGACACTACTACCCCCAATGTAacgaaataataattatatggTGTGGTTgctatagtaataatatatagTTATAATAACTTGATTTGTtgcttctttttttttttttttttttttttgatttcttatGTAATTATTAGATTGTTGcgtatataaataaaaatatatatatataaatgtttgtgtgtgtgtgtgtggtATGAAAGTGttctatttaaatttattttttattttttatgtgTATGGTGTGtatgatgaattatttgtttttttatttatttatttttatttgtttgtttgtttattttgtttatttactGTGTCTTTAATAAAATGTAAtcctattaaaaaaacaagatgttaaatataaaaataccCATAcatagtggtagtagtgtaagaaaataaagaaagagAAGAAAAAGGAGataaaattgttgaaatactatatataattatatagtTATATATagcaaaaataaataaaataataaaaaaaaaggttaagcgaataataaaaaaaaaaaaaaaaaattaaaaaaaaaaaaaaaattaaaaaaaaaaaaaaaaattatttttaaaatttgaccGATAACACTCTATTTCTAGgagtgtaaaaaaaataaaaaaaaataaaaaaaaataaaaaaaataaaaaaaataaaaaaaaaataaaaaaaaggttattttctgtgataaaataaaaaaagaaaaataaaaaataaaaaaaataaaaaataaaaaataaaaaaaaaatcaattatgttaaaaatttgtttcaaagaaataaaaGGATAATGATTAATGGTATTGTTAATTAATTCCTACCTATCTGTGTCAATACATATATTCATCATATACAAATcagttaataaataaatttattataaatttgttttataaatACACAATGACgtaaattataatatgaataaaataaaataataaataatttaaaaaaaaaaaaaaaaaaaaacattcacTATAAAAgtaagataaaaaataaaattatttatttataaaataatataaaaagtaataataaaagaaataaaataataataataaaaataataattgaaaaaataaaaataaaaaaaataaaaattaaataataatggatcagccacaacaacaacaacaaaatcaagtTATAGATAATCAaggtagtagtaataataatagtagtagtaataataataataataatggtggaaTTAAgcataaaaaaagatttcaaGTTGAAAATGCAATAATGGGAATGATATTTTTTggattatcaatatttttaataatttatggTATAGTTCAAATTGCAGTTGCAAGTGGTAAAGATGATATTTCATCACGTCATACATGGGCATTTACAGTTAATGGTATTTTCTGTTTAATTACTGGTTTTCATggattctttttattattccaTAAAAGAGGTAGTGCAAAACATCATGTATtgttaaatattatattggTAGCTCAAGCATTCATTctatttatcatttattcaGCATTGGTTCACCGTTATATCAATAGAGATTGTGGTGGtgaattttatcaaaatccATATTGCGTTCACGATCATAAAGTTTATATAGGAATTTCATTGGCTATATTTTGGGCTGTCAATATCTTTACTTTACCATTCTCTTTAATTTGCTCAATTATTCATTTGagaaatcaaaatcatcataATGTTGAAAATGTTTAAACGCACACACATACAACACAAATCACAAAGATAAATAAATcctttcaaattcaatcgaatatatttcttttttttttttttttttattttaaaaaattaaaaaattaaaaaataaatataaataaaaataaattcaaaaattttttttttttttttttcttattattttgtataaatttaatatgttttattttatttttgttgattaattataattgtaaaaatattaaattgatttgaaatttttaatttaaatgactGATGAATGTTTCAAAACTTTTAtcattgaattaaaatataattatatattaaaggctggatatatattaaaaactctaattgattttaatagattgaaaaattagattATAATTTCTGATGGTGATTAAAGTTTAGTTGATACTGAGTTGTGGTATACAAATATCACTAATGAATAGAACCTCAAAAAACAACCTTGTATAACACATATCAACACCAATTGAACTTTATTCTCccaacaaaaaattaaaaattcaataaacAATCCATCAAAAGAAATTGCAATTTTTCCTCTATATCCAACCTTTAATATAATTGTTGCATATGGCAAAAGTTTTGTTGTTTCTAAAGctatgatattattattattattattaatattattttgtaaatatgaaaaaaaaaaaaaaaaaaaaaaatttattattttacaataaatcatctatttttataataaaatgtcaaccaatataaattttaaagacaTGAGTtcttataaatatttatcaaaacTTAAAGTTATTGATaaagattttataattaaatgtttaaaCATGGCGAGTAAAAAGGATGaactttctttaattttagattcaACAATAGATTTACCATTTAAGTTTAGTGATATTAGTATAACTGGTTGGAAATATAATGAAAAGATTCCATTTACATTGGATTACCAAAAATTTGACGAGTATACCATTTATCTACGTCGATTAGCCATAAATCTCCATATGCAAccaagaatttaataaacaacTACTCCATTCATTAGAGAACTTATAAAAGAATCTATTTTAAacttaaaatcaaataaattttcaacattttcaTCAGTTTTTCAAAGTTTTCATCATAATTCCAATAAAaggataatttttttaaaccaatcaaaaaaataaagattggATGAAATTATATTACTATGGTTACGAACAATCTTCAGTTATAAAAGAAGTATTTGaattttacaaatatatTGGTGATGAATATGAAAGAGAAAACACAATAGTAATggatcttttattttttattggtgGAACCAACTCTGGTATTCAAGATTCAATCAATGGTAATCACATTTACATTTTAatgatagtttttttattcttaatAGAATTGGCCGATTATTTTATCGTGGTTGGTGGTGCTCACGCTCAATAAGCAATTAagttaatattatcaattttgaaaattgaagttgaacaaattcaaaacaatcataaaatgaaatttataagAATCAAATTTCAAAGCAATAATGgttcatttaaatcaatcattttttatttctccAGCTATCCATCAGATTTAAGTATAGATCCAGTCATTgatatcattaaatttagattATTGGTAGAATActtgatttatcaaataataataataatcaaaataataataataatatcattgaatttgaagaatcattaattaattcagtATATCAAAgtttatttcaatttgtaCAAAAACCAAGTATTAGTTGCGTTAATTGTGGTGCTTATGAAAGTGTAACCAATGATTGCTGTCACAGATTCGTATATTCACCAatctttgaatttaatattttcaaatcaatttaaaaatcaacacctacaactactacaacaacaacaactgataattcaatttctaaTCAATTGGATtcaacaatattaaaaaatggtatttttaaaatttcattcaaTAACCTTGAAAAACCATCACCAAAAGAACAATTTTTAGCACAATATCCAAGATTAAAgatttcatcaatttttaatacaaTCAAATCTTCATTTCAATCAACAGATAATAAGCATTATTGTGGTTATTTAAAATGTAATTCAAgttttgatgatgttgacAGGTTATCACTCCACATGGTGAAAGAACATCCATGTGATGAAACACCACCTGGTtcaaaattctttattattagagGTGGATCAAACAATTGAACAACAAAGATTAAATCAACCAACtgaagaaattatttattttttttttttttttattcaaataattattgcttttttttttttttttttcaaggtTTTTagtataattaattaataaatttatttttatttttttattttttttatcaattattaataaaatttattgataatCATATGATTTTGTACGAGGAGCACGACAAATACgaataattaaaaacaagGCGAAAAGCATACAAATAAATTCGATGACGCCAATTGAAACAGCAGCAGCACCAACCAAATAAAGATTTGAAGAGATTTTTGAAGAGATTACACTATCACAAGTATCGGTATATTTTGGAATACCTTTTGAATCCTTTGGACAAAGTAAAGGGTTTCTAGAACTGGTTGAATTCCAATAGCAACATTTTAAgaaattttctaatttcaaAATTGTAGAATTCTTTGGACCATTTGATACATCTTCCCAAGCATTTCCAATTTGTttaacaacatcatcattatgTAATGTTAAAGCtttaccaccaacaccaattaatgcaactaaaataattaacaTTAACATTGTATAAATTACCAAACCAACCAATTTCTCTTTTCCTGCCACAAAACAGCCAATAACTGTTAATATAACAAAGAAAATACCAATAACCAATACACCTGCTGGTGCTCCAGttgttaaatttgaaagTGCAGCTGAAGCTTTTGAAACTTTtgtaaaatctttaaaatttgaaaaaaagcTAACACCAATACTACcaataattacttttttttttaaaaaataaaaaaaagaaataaaagaagtttttaaaaaagaaaaataaaaaataaaaaaaagaaaaataaaaaaattaataattaatatttttgaataaatataataataaattttattaactaATAGTTCTTACCTAAAACTAAACCAAGAacctataataataatcaaaaaaaaaaaaaaaaaaataaaaaaaaaataaaaaaaaaaaaaaataaaaaaaaaaattaataataacaatttatttaataaaataattaaatataaagcTTACCCAAAGAATAGTATTAAATGCAATTAATGGAACTTTAAGATATCTTGGAGTATTAGgaattaaatttgttgtatcaaccattttattattattattattattattttttaaaattgttgtggcaatgaataaaaaaagaaatttaaaaataataaaaatataaatatatatatatatgtatatataatttgtattatattaaaataataaaattaaaaaaaaaaaaaaaatgataataataataaaagtaaaaaataaacaaatttaaattatttataataacaatattaattataatataaccGTCAGTTTGTATTAAATTAGTATGgcaaaaatagaaaaaataaaaaataaaaaaaacaataaaaaaaaacaaatgcgatgttatttgattgtgttttttttttaaaaaaaaaatatataaatttttaatatttatttatttatttattttttgtaaattaattggtTATGTTAATGTATATCAAtggaaaattattattttttattattatttttatttatttttttttttaatttcaattttttttgtttttcaatctgatttttttttttttttttttatttttacttgttttttttttttttttccacaacACCCACTATATATATCTACCATTATTTTTGTGTGAAAGTGTGCTTGTGTGCTTGTGtgtttccaaaaaaaaaaaaaaaaaaaaaaaaaaaaaaaaaaaagttaaatataataaaaaagtaaagagagaaaaaaaaaaaaaaaaaaacagtcaAGCATACAAATTTCAATCCCTTTCTTTATATCATATTAACAGAAAGAATTTTGTAATCTACAAATACCCCACACTTTAAAAACAAAGataaacaaaagaaaaacaacacAACAcatcaaaaacaataataataatacctacaaaaataaattaataaataatataatataatattgaaaagaatgaatattgaacaacaacaacaacaacagcaaagCATTGGTATGATATGATATAAAAaccttctttttttaatgggaatttattttatttaaaataaaaaataaataataaataataaataattaaaaaaaaaaaaaaaaaaaaaaaaaaaaaagttgagaCTAacttataattttaaaaacaaataaaaaaaataaaataatataaaaaaaaaaaaaaaaaaaaaagtggaaagAGATCCATTCTATAATAAAAGTGTATTAGTAATTGATGGTgcaattcaacaattaaaaccagaattatcaaatgaGATAATGGATGATTTAAGAGCCAAAGTTAAAGATTTAGATAAAGATAATTGGATGTTCGAAACAAATCATTCCCATCATTTTaaacattaaaataatttaatattagtaataacaaaaaaaaaaaaaaagaaaaaaaagaaaaaaaagaaaaaagaaaaaaaaaatatatatataataattataaaaacaaaaaaaacaaatgaattGTTAAGTCTAATtgatttgtaaataatttttataaaaaaataataaagtaaaataaaattggaattgatattttctttacacaaatgttttttattttttttttttatttttatttttttatttttatttttttttttttatatattattatttatttataatttattatttatttaaattaataataaatcatattttaatttattctgttattttattatttttttttatattaaatttttttttttttttttttttaaaaaaaaaacattgttgtcaataatggtaatatgaaaaaagattgatcaaaaaaaaaaaaaaaataaaaaaaaataaaaaaaaaataattgtgaGATAacgtgaaaaaaaaaattaaaaaaaagtttttgaaaaaaaaaatttttatgcGAGTGTCGGCATGttgtgaaattttttttttttttgtgaaagtTTTTCgttttcattatcttttatACAAAATGGTATGTGGAATCTATGATcctatatatataaaatattacatataaataaattttttttataatttagaATTTGGCTATTTAGATTAAGATAGTTAATGATGATAGATTAAAGattaaagattaaaaaagattggaTTAAAGGGGGAGAGAGAGAAGAGAGGATAACAGAAACAGAGATATCACTAATCATAGACCAACACCAATTATCAATCTATCATAAAACCAACATGAATctaacaaaaaataaataataattaatacaaACAGGTCAACATCCCAAAAGCCCGTAAGACTCACTGTGTCAAGTGCAACAAACACACCCCACACAAGGTTACCCAATACAAAGCTGGTAAACCAAGTCTTTTCGCACAAGGTATGTATCTAGAGAGGAGAGAGAAaaccaaacaacaacaaaaactaatatataatataataatataggtAAAAGACGTTACGATCGTAAACAATCAGGTTTTGGTGGTCAAACCAAACCAGTTTTCCACAAGAAAGCCAAAACTACCAAAAAGATCGTACTCAGAATGGAATGTTCATGTGGTTACAAGAAACAACAAGTTTTAAAGAGATGTAAACGTTTCGAACTCGGTGGTGagaaaaaatcaaagaaCGAAGCTATTAAGatgtaaatttattttaatattaatagtctagaaataaagataaacctacaaaaaaaaaccatttaaaaTGTCCCTTTATCAGGaatatatttttcttttaaaaaaaatttattgagGAACCTTTGgagaaaaaagatttattggATTActctatttaaataatttgtatttttttaatttttatgtttCATTCATTgtcttatttttattttatttttttatttttgccAAATGGAGACTCTTAacgaataaaaaaaaaaaatccaattaaaaatggGCTTTCttggatttaaaattttttaaaaaatagttttatttatatgtttATAAGGTTTGATATGATTTAAAACATTTGGACAAGAATAttggtttttaaaatagaatttctttttattttcttttccaaaaataacttttttacaatccaatttttattatttgtctaataaaagaaaaaaaaattaataattaatcaatcaaattttaaaaaacaaaatgaaattggaaaaaattattattataaaaataaatttggaaagaagaaaaaaaaaataatagaaataatttttaaaattattatagaaataatttttaaaattatttttaataattatttgaattatttaaaattattttgtcttttaaataattttgaattgtatAAAATgggttattattttattcaaataaagtggtgaatttaaaaaaaaaaataaaaaaaaataaaaaaataaaaaaaacaattaaaaaaaaaaaattgaaataaactttaatttaaattttttttttttttttttttttttttttttattttttgttttttttttttatttttttttattttttttatttttttttttttcaaacactAGGGGataattattctttttattttttttttttattatcattataatcacttttatttatttatttatttatttatttatttatttttaatattaataaagaaaaaggaGAATTAATGTTTACCaattgatataaaaaaaagaagaaaaaataagaaaaaaaaaaaaacatatatagggaaaaaaaaatacaaaaaaaaaaacaaaaatcatTTATCATTAGCAGATTCTTAACAATATaaaaggaaataaaaataaaaattaaaaagaagaagaaaaaaagaagaaaaaaaaaaaaaatgattacaTGCCCAGAGTGCAAAACTGAGTATGAAAAAGAAGCAAAATATTGCTTCAAATGTAGAATAGCCTTTACAGATGATTTACCAGAGAATATTTCTAAATATCTTAGAAGAACTGTATGTTATacttatatatatataactaaatttaatattaatctcattaaattaatttttttttttttaatttttttttttttttttttttagccatcaacatcaaatatAACAAGTACACCAATAGTTAGAAATGATAAACCACCTTTAACTCGAAATCCATCAGCAACAGGTTCAACAATAACACAACATCATTATAAACCACCATTACAAGGTGGAAACACATCATctgtatcatcatcaacaaatgtattttcaataaataataataataatagtaacaacattaataataataatatatcaaaTAGCTCTAGTTTAAGTAGTGGaagtttaaataatggtaatattaGTTTAATAAATAGTGTTGGTAGTATAGGTAGTAGTAATACAACAAGTAGTAtaggtagtagtagtagcgGTGGTGTTAATAGTAATATGAtaaatagtggtggtggcaCAAGACCTAGGTTACAATCATCACCCGTTCATCCAACAAAtccattaccaccattaccaccaaataATAGTAGGATGTCTGTACCAGTTTCAACATCCCCAACCATTagaacaccaccaccaccaccaaccaCAGCAACTAGTACAGGTACTTCAccaataaattctttaaataataataatagtaacaataataataataataatataataaataatggtaataataaaccaccaattaattcaaacaATAGAACAATTTCACCAATAAATACACCAACCACATCAAATACTGTAACTTCActtagtaatagtaatgatttttcaaataattcaaatatatcTTCACCCCAATTTACAAACGATATCAATAATACAGCACCATTTTCAAAGAGACCACTTTCTCGTAGaattccaccaccaccaccaactaaAAAGTTGGCTCGTGCAAAATGGGATTGCGTACCAGAGCAAGAAGGTGACTTAGCATTTGTTGCTGGTGATATCATTACAATCATTagtaaagatgatgatggttcAGGTTGGTGGTTAGGAAGTGTTAATAATGTTGCTGGTATGTTTCCGGGTAATTATTGTgaggaaatttaaaaaaattccctttttatataaaacGAATAATCCAAAATTGATTAaatggaaattaaaaaataaaaataaaataatatataataaaataaaataaataaaaaaaaattaaaaaaaaaaaaaaaaaaaaagaaaccaatTGTATTATCACCGCTCAATATTTccagaaataataaaagtataaaaaagaagaaaaaaaaaaaaaaaaaaaataaataaatttaatatattaaaaaataaaaataaaaaaaaaaaaaaaaaaaaaaaaaaaatgaaaatattaaaaatagaaaacaaAAGTAATCTAGTATTTTATTATGAGTTTTAATATAGTAGTTCAAGTGGATCGACaagttcaaataaaaaatctctCAAAAAAAGGtctccaaaaataaaattaaaaaaataagaaaattttttttttaaaaagtgcTTTtaccctttttttatttttcacaatagttatttattaatttggaaaaaattatttttaattgggtGACCTATatttggaattaaaaaaaaaaaaaaaaaaaacaacaaactaggataaaatttaaaaataacaaaaaaaatttaaaataaacaaaaaaaaatattgggatttaaaagaaaaaatatttttttttttttttttttcattttttaattttttattttttataaaacttaggtataaattcaattaaagataGATGGATACAAGTGCTGTATCTTATTTATCTTCTATTgttttaaacaataattataaagaatGGAATAAtgaaaagataataaagTGGCTTTCagatacaaaaaaaatacaaaaagtTATAGTTTTCAAAATATACGAAATCACAGGAAGAGATTTAGAATTTTTATcagataaaatattatttaaaatgggTGTTGGAATTCGTGACCTTTTATCCTTTAAAAGTGAATtcgaaattttaaaaaataattacgataataataataataataataataataataataataataataataataataataataataataataataataataataataataataataataataataataataataataataataataataataataataataaaaataataataatagtaatagtaatagtaccAATATCAATAACAATTGTagcaataacaatagtaacaataaccatattaatttcaatagcaatagtaatattaccaatataaaaaataatgacagtaaaataaaaaataaaaaagaagaaaataaagtaccaattattgatttaaacCAGTACGAATATGTTGAATCAATTTCACTTGGAGTTTTCAGTGTTGTTGGgaaatataaaagaaaaggtcaagaaaatgaatttatagcaataaaaaaaattgatattttatcTCTAAATGAAGAAAAGGTAATTAatacaatattaatattatagtgaaaaaaaaaaaaaaaaaaaaaagaaaatttttaaatactagtagttcattattttaactttttttttttttttttttttttttttaaattatttagataattaaagaaattaataaactttattcaattaatcatccaaatataattaaaataattggatATTGTAaagatcaaaaaaattattatattgcaAGTAAATATTATCCAAAAGGgtcaattaaaaagaatacaAAACAATCACCATATAGTGAGATGAATGCAAAAAGGATATCGGTCAAAATTTTAAGCGgaattgattatttacattCATTAAATCCACCAATTATTCATAGAGATATTAAATgtgataatatattattagatgaaaatgatgatccAATTTTAATAGATTTTGGATTATCATATAAAACTATTGATGATTCTACCAATTTGAAAACGTTATGTAAAAAACCATTTTGGGCATCACCAGATGTCAATAATCAAGAGATACAAATCTTTAGCGAAAAAACTGATATATATAGTTTTGGTTGTACAATTTTTGAGATGATTGTTGGTTGGGAATCATAttccaaaaaagaaaataatcaacctaatttacaaaaattacCAGATAATTTAACTATATCTTGTAGACTCGCATTAGGTGATATTATTGGACTTgaacaaaattttaaaccaGATTCAAAAGATTTACAAAAATTATCTTGGTTTAATGAATCATTACCACCAATTTTTCAATCACAAGAATTAACAAAATCGACAACcaataccactaccactaccactactactactacaccaccaccaccaccatcaccatcatcatcatcaccaagtatgaatgaaaataaaaaaatagtaacatcagattgtttaattaatagtTTCAAAGAAAGTGGTTGTCTAATTTTTCTTAATGGAGAATTGATGTATGATAATCCTTTTGATAAAGATTGTTATCAATATAATATAGTGATACCATTTGGTACTCCTCACTTAAGGGAAGTGATacataaagataaaaataaatctaaacaCCTAGACaagattgaattatttatagaTGACCATTTAGCAAAGGGACTTGTTATAAAATTgggaaattttaaattagatTTATCAAAAGAGTTTAAAAAAACTCCAACATTCATAGATTCAATTATCGAATATCTTTTAGATTTATTGCaaaaagataatgatgatgatgatgatgatgatgttccCGAATCCATTATTCTCAATATAGCTGTTGGATTTTACAAAtacatttcaaattttatcaCATACCAATATGTCTTAAATCAACCTTCAcatttttgttaatttaatataaaacaaacaaaaattaaatacacttaaatggaaataaataaaaaaaaaaaaaaaaaaaaaaa
It encodes the following:
- the tspB gene encoding tetraspanin family protein yields the protein MVDTTNLIPNTPRYLKVPLIAFNTILWVLGLVLVIIGSIGVSFFSNFKDFTKVSKASAALSNLTTGAPAGVLVIGIFFVILTVIGCFVAGKEKLVGLVIYTMLMLIILVALIGVGGKALTLHNDDVVKQIGNAWEDVSNGPKNSTILKLENFLKCCYWNSTSSRNPLLCPKDSKGIPKYTDTCDSVISSKISSNLYLVGAAAVSIGVIEFICMLFALFLIIRICRAPRTKSYDYQ
- the rpl36a gene encoding S60 ribosomal protein L36a; its protein translation is MVNIPKARKTHCVKCNKHTPHKVTQYKAGKPSLFAQGKRRYDRKQSGFGGQTKPVFHKKAKTTKKIVLRMECSCGYKKQQVLKRCKRFELGGEKKSKNEAIKILEIKINLQKKTI
- the samkA gene encoding SAM domain-containing protein, whose protein sequence is MDTSAVSYLSSIVLNNNYKEWNNEKIIKWLSDTKKIQKVIVFKIYEITGRDLEFLSDKILFKMGVGIRDLLSFKSEFEILKNNYDNNNNNNNNNNNNNNNNNNNNNNNNNNNNNNNNNNNNNNNNNNNNKNNNNSNSNSTNINNNCSNNNSNNNHINFNSNSNITNIKNNDSKIKNKKEENKVPIIDLNQYEYVESISLGVFSVVGKYKRKGQENEFIAIKKIDILSLNEEKIIKEINKLYSINHPNIIKIIGYCKDQKNYYIASKYYPKGSIKKNTKQSPYSEMNAKRISVKILSGIDYLHSLNPPIIHRDIKCDNILLDENDDPILIDFGLSYKTIDDSTNLKTLCKKPFWASPDVNNQEIQIFSEKTDIYSFGCTIFEMIVGWESYSKKENNQPNLQKLPDNLTISCRLALGDIIGLEQNFKPDSKDLQKLSWFNESLPPIFQSQELTKSTTNTTTTTTTTTTPPPPPSPSSSSPSMNENKKIVTSDCLINSFKESGCLIFLNGELMYDNPFDKDCYQYNIVIPFGTPHLREVIHKDKNKSKHLDKIELFIDDHLAKGLVIKLGNFKLDLSKEFKKTPTFIDSIIEYLLDLLQKDNDDDDDDDVPESIILNIAVGFYKYISNFITYQYVLNQPSHFC